The genomic interval GGCCTTGTCAAGCACATCATCACCGTTGACGCCCATTTTTTCCAACGCTTCCACCAACTCTCCGAATCACGACATCAAGGCGTTGGAGAGTGCCCTCAGCAAGTTCAACGGCAAGCAGGGCACTCCAAAGGCCAACATTCTACGTATTGAGCTTCTGACGCTGCTTCGCAAGGAGACTCCAATTGGAGCTTTACCTTCTGATTCCGTTGCCATCTTTTCCAAATGGTGGAAGGCGATTCTCGAAGCTCTGCACAATCGGCCATCCTCCCACGACAAGATTGCATACATGGAggccatctccaagctcatggACCGGCCCGAGTGGAAGGAGCACAACTCGTCCGTGTTCTGCTCCCTCGTCTACCAGACGGTGAGATATTGTTCGGAGAAGCTGTCCTTGAAGTCGGTACCCATTCCCCTCGCCGCCTTTAGTGGAAAGACGTTTGCCTATGCCTTCTTCCACTGTCCAGGAGTGGCCCACCAGCTTCTGGCGCATCTTCAGGTCCCAGCTGCAGACCTGGAACGCATCGGACCCATCTGCGACTCTCCGGTGCTCCGTCCGCCTGTGGACGGCAAGCCCCAGATTCCTCTGGGTCCCTGGATCCGCCGTTGGGCTTCGTCTGTCTCTGACACCTTTTATTCGTTCTTGAAACACTACTATTGTATTGGTGGTGGTATGGAGGCCGACGGAGAGCTGCCTCCCGGATGGATCCACGTCCACGGGTTCATTctgggctctctggacGCCGTGGTGAGACCGCGGAAGCCACCTGCGCCCCCATCGCTCACCCCGTGCATCCCCAAGCCCCGGAAGATTCACAAACTGAAGCTTCTGGGTGCTCTGCGAGAGCTCAAGAAGTCATGCCACGCCGAGTTCTTTGCCCATGTGCTCGCGCCGGCAATTGAAGACATTCTCAAGTCCGTGTCGCTCAAAACGGTCGTCTACGACGTGGAGCAGTGCACTGCGCTGGCCGACCTGGCCGAGGAGATGCTGACGATGCTAGAGTCACCTCTACGGTCGCTGGACGCCGCCTTCTGGCTCAATGTCGTGGGCATCATGTTGCGATCCGAATCGCACTACACCACATTGCGAGCCTTGGCCTTTTTGCACAACACATTCCCCCACAATGATCCAGGTGCGTCGTCGATGTATGCGGATTTCATTTTGGAGCCGGATACGCTGAAAAAGTACTTTTGCCACTGGCACCCACTGATTCGGGCAGCATACATGCGGGTTGTGTGCTACCGGGTGCTTCCCAAGGCGCCCCAGAAGATGAACCACTCTCTGGTGACTGTGTACACGCGGCTCATCACGTACATGGAGTACTGCCGAGTGAAGGAGACGCCCTTGCCCGTGACCGACGCATGTTCGCGGCTGCGGattgtgtcacgtgactttgaGGCTTCGAACGTGGATCTGGTGGTTCAAAATCTGCAGAATCTCGATTTTGTGGATATTGGTGTGAGGGGCCGAGGGTTTGAAGGGCGGCTGATGGAGCCTGGAACTCCCCCTAGAAGTTCGGGCGGCTCATCTGAGGTTCTGACCCCCACGGGTGCTCTCACGCCCTCTGGAAGCGGTGCCATGACTCCTGGCGGGTCTACCACCTCTCCCTTGGCCTCTCGAACTTCTCCCAGTGTTACTCCGCGATACTTTGAGGACTCGCCGCCTCGAGTGTCGGCGTTTGATGTGGAGGACGATCTGTTTGAGGGTGTGGAAAAGACCACCGTCAAAAAGTGGGGTTTTCTGCGCAAGGAGGTGTATGCTCATGACGAGCATGTCGATACTGGAGCCCATTCTGTGTCCCAGTCGTCGCCCAACGGCATTTCTTCTCAGTACAAGTTTGTAATGGAGTCCACATCTAGGTCCAAGACCCCTCCGGGCTCTGAGAACTTTGCCAATGAGGAGCCGTCGGTCGCGTATCCTCGGCTGCCGTTTGATCTgaaggacaagaccaaggacTCGCAGTCGACTCTGGATTCCGCCACCACTGCCACCACGTCCAACACGTCTGTGGACGACGATGCGTTCCGAGTGCCTCTTGATCTCGACGAGTTTAAGGATCTGACTGAGTATGTCAAGTACTGGAAGTATGCCGGCAGGTCGTTGAACGAGTGGGACGGCGTGGTGAGAGAGTATGAGACGTTTGTGACGCAAcatggaggagcaggagtaCCCCATATGGTGGGAGATATGGGCAGATGTGCGCCATTATAGGGTCTGGGCGCTGAAGAGCCGCTTCAGAGCAAACTGTCGCCGTGCGATCACCGGGGTGATTGGGTTGCAGTCTCTCCGTTCCGCAGCTGGGCAGCGCCCGTTGTGGCCCGTTGTaaattatttattgcattGTTAACATGACCAGTGTGTCGTAAGGTGGATTTGTAGGTGGGTTGGATTCTGTAAATGAGCTCGAAAGCTTCAGATATAGCTTTGGATAGCTTCAGATATAGCTTCAGATGCAGCTTCAAAGTGACTTATAGCCTCACAGTGACTTTGTGGACattcttggtgatgttaGTGACTAGAAATTGACAGAAAAGTTGGACATTCAATAGACATAGATGGGTTGTAGTGTCGTCACTTGCGAGACCACTTTCATGGTACAGCTCACGTCTCTACGGCGTCTCTACCGCCCCTTTTAGCTGTGTTTGCTTACAGAGTGAACATTGCACTGCACACTTCATCTGAGTTCTTGGAAGAGTCCAAATGAGCCCAGGTTTTTCACTGTTGCTTATTAAGCATTCTGTGGTCATATTTTTCAACTGCTTTCAATTGTattgggtcacgtgacttctGTTGAGAGGCTATGATGATGTGGAGGTTGGTTCGGCGAAAAAAGTGTAGGGGCAAGTCAATATGAAAGGTAACGAAAAACGGAAACGTTGAGTAAGTTTGGGGAGCTCTGTTTAGTATCTATTTCAAGTTCAGGTGTGTGTATTACTTCTTCTCGCATCTATCGGTTGTCAGTTTCCGGTCCGGAGAATGAGAACCCGTTCTAGACTGCGACGAGTGGGCAGAAAAAGTGCACACGGGAAACCCACTATTCACT from Yarrowia lipolytica chromosome 1F, complete sequence carries:
- a CDS encoding uncharacterized protein (Compare to YALI0F04686g, weakly similar to wi|NCU08597.1 Neurospora crassa NCU08597.1 hypothetical protein), translated to MLFKTKPKVVTQAQTPPPQPQPPQTLDLSLSLEPSLSEKMYHILNQGPLGLVSLDNLDDDDDRCSVDMMAILEEGPRRSEDSVDRFRTPRSSLWSESDSVTSDAHDTHDTSDTNDTRDANDMASGANGMAKITSTTSTTSTSTASTDELDPSLSSSVTPATSNSSSGSVLQPIGEDKMGEEGEAEAEAEAEAEAEGNTSISTIDATDADNTADTHNVLITLTTSQDSDSSVSSSVSSSGDITQATSSSSLTPSPPLSPTNKSLSSPNLANHSVRAETRSASSSGLLESPLPQPPRALASALYVSQNPNAKSRSPAGSRSASPHKPGHRRHPSDGSEVPSTTNTMSFKSLSLKSDSSDSDSHSIRSMRSFRSSFRSFSHESLFALKKRDAVALSSTSSPLTPIFSNASTNSPNHDIKALESALSKFNGKQGTPKANILRIELLTLLRKETPIGALPSDSVAIFSKWWKAILEALHNRPSSHDKIAYMEAISKLMDRPEWKEHNSSVFCSLVYQTVRYCSEKLSLKSVPIPLAAFSGKTFAYAFFHCPGVAHQLLAHLQVPAADLERIGPICDSPVLRPPVDGKPQIPLGPWIRRWASSVSDTFYSFLKHYYCIGGGMEADGELPPGWIHVHGFILGSLDAVVRPRKPPAPPSLTPCIPKPRKIHKLKLLGALRELKKSCHAEFFAHVLAPAIEDILKSVSLKTVVYDVEQCTALADLAEEMLTMLESPLRSLDAAFWLNVVGIMLRSESHYTTLRALAFLHNTFPHNDPGASSMYADFILEPDTLKKYFCHWHPLIRAAYMRVVCYRVLPKAPQKMNHSLVTVYTRLITYMEYCRVKETPLPVTDACSRLRIVSRDFEASNVDLVVQNLQNLDFVDIGVRGRGFEGRLMEPGTPPRSSGGSSEVLTPTGALTPSGSGAMTPGGSTTSPLASRTSPSVTPRYFEDSPPRVSAFDVEDDLFEGVEKTTVKKWGFLRKEVYAHDEHVDTGAHSVSQSSPNGISSQYKFVMESTSRSKTPPGSENFANEEPSVAYPRLPFDLKDKTKDSQSTLDSATTATTSNTSVDDDAFRVPLDLDEFKDLTEYVKYWKYAGRSLNEWDGVVREYETFVTQHGGAGVPHMVGDMGRCAPL